A single Acidobacteriota bacterium DNA region contains:
- a CDS encoding type II toxin-antitoxin system PemK/MazF family toxin: MRRGDVVTVSAPGDFGKPRPAVIVQSDVFPQEHASVIVCQMTSTLVDAPDFRATIAPSEANGLKKTSQIMADKPVTVRRERISARIGRLDLPDVRRLNRTVAFCMGLSD; encoded by the coding sequence CTGCGGCGCGGTGACGTGGTGACGGTTTCCGCCCCCGGCGACTTCGGCAAGCCGAGGCCGGCGGTGATTGTTCAGAGTGACGTGTTCCCGCAGGAGCATGCGTCGGTCATCGTGTGCCAGATGACCTCCACCCTGGTCGATGCCCCGGATTTCCGCGCGACTATTGCACCCTCCGAGGCTAACGGCCTGAAGAAGACCTCACAGATCATGGCCGACAAGCCGGTCACCGTGCGACGCGAGCGGATCAGCGCGCGGATCGGACGGTTGGACTTGCCGGACGTCCGGCGGCTGAACCGGACGGTCGCATTCTGCATGGGGCTGTCGGATTGA
- a CDS encoding TonB-dependent receptor translates to MSFAVELASSVVGVHPESGSYAGANIIRGDCPRPRRSEADRPVPALASLLPLRTVGPSIVSVSPERRVRRKHSRNGGGIVQCVRKISYAWILLAGLALWPASAAAQSAIGGQVTDNTGGILPGVTVEASSPELIEGSRIAVTDGQGRYSIVNLRPGLYSLTFSLAGFGTVVQEAYDLPSEFTAELDIQLSVGALEETVTVSGAAPTVDVQQAARVQVLSREVLDNVINTGSPWTQAMMVPGVSMAGVDVGGSRYVNDLQLEARGANAKHTTVMQEGMALDLLALEGVPVMYNQDLATQEMAVQAGGGGGNAEMQAGGVVMNIIPKEGGNTFSGQGYVGHTAGGWISNNYSDRLRQAGTTEAAEFNKLFDYSGSIGGPIIQDKLWFHESVRYWGAWTPEPGWLFDDRSQFFNEEDIISSVTRFTFQANPNNKFSATLDRLNKRRGPYIDLPHEARYRGQWQAAPESALIQSAFLLDDQRGPDPETARNYQNKGQGWHHAPYWQGQAKWTSTISSRLLFEAGYGSSGVADCCSDPQPNTVFPRWSDNWLQFVHKRDLDRNIQFDSVEDFTWNLPGERVMTNISYVTGSHNFKTGFSYAWGTAEQHRFNNGDISRINIRDGRAYEVLAGNYPFIRLNSVKETGWFVQDAWTVDRVTITGGLRADWLNGSVPPQRVPDGRFAKGRDFAEVTCVPCWGPEWSPRIGVAWDVFGDARTALKFSTGKYLTPTTTALPNRVNPMALTTFALPWSDPNGDSIVQDHELDFNRLPPNFGTRRLDDIDPNLVREWNIETSVSVERELTRNVSLSVGWYRRSFHDILFTDRGYEGMFIYNQNWEAPGSFRAVEVVNPLNGEVFNVYDLASADLAGQVDNLVTNPIGHTGVYNGIEIALNARLPGGGQLISSLTTQRKITSECDNRGDPNGDRFCDRTDMSRYNVSLPGGMQVAYDGVDFKNDFKLGGYFPLPGGAQFSLVLNSVTGRLTGDIQRVDELLPVNWVINRNTVYTADGGSTGRSPTCQGATINGAPCMPGMPVIPDMVQSSITVPVAPAGTIHQLPRTNMVNFSFQRIFNAAGVEFRPQLEIYNVTNTDVWYAEASTNYTSGVWAQPSRYVLGRMLRLSTQLSW, encoded by the coding sequence GTGTCGTTCGCGGTCGAGCTCGCGTCGTCGGTAGTTGGCGTTCACCCGGAGAGCGGAAGCTATGCTGGGGCCAACATCATCCGCGGCGACTGCCCGCGGCCTCGTCGAAGCGAAGCGGACCGGCCGGTGCCGGCGCTCGCGTCTCTCCTTCCATTGCGTACGGTCGGCCCCTCCATCGTTTCCGTTTCCCCGGAACGCCGCGTTCGTCGGAAACACTCGCGGAACGGAGGTGGAATCGTGCAGTGCGTCCGCAAGATCAGCTACGCCTGGATCCTGCTCGCGGGCCTGGCGCTGTGGCCGGCGTCGGCCGCGGCCCAGAGCGCGATCGGCGGCCAGGTCACCGACAACACCGGCGGCATCCTTCCGGGTGTCACGGTGGAGGCCTCGAGTCCGGAGCTCATCGAGGGCAGCCGCATCGCCGTCACCGACGGCCAGGGGCGGTACAGCATCGTCAACCTGCGGCCCGGCCTCTACAGCCTGACGTTCTCGCTCGCCGGCTTCGGCACGGTCGTGCAGGAGGCCTACGACCTGCCGTCCGAGTTCACGGCCGAGCTCGATATCCAGTTGTCCGTCGGGGCTCTCGAGGAGACGGTGACCGTTTCCGGCGCGGCGCCGACCGTCGACGTGCAGCAGGCGGCCCGCGTGCAGGTGCTCTCCCGCGAGGTGCTCGACAACGTCATCAACACGGGCAGCCCGTGGACCCAGGCGATGATGGTCCCGGGCGTCTCGATGGCGGGAGTCGACGTCGGCGGGTCGCGCTACGTCAACGACCTGCAGCTCGAGGCGCGCGGCGCCAACGCCAAGCACACCACCGTCATGCAGGAGGGCATGGCCCTCGACCTGCTCGCCCTCGAAGGGGTCCCGGTCATGTACAACCAGGATCTGGCGACCCAGGAGATGGCGGTGCAGGCGGGCGGCGGCGGCGGCAACGCCGAGATGCAGGCCGGCGGCGTCGTGATGAACATCATCCCCAAGGAGGGGGGCAACACCTTCAGCGGCCAGGGCTACGTCGGCCACACCGCCGGGGGCTGGATCTCCAACAACTACTCGGACCGGCTGCGGCAGGCGGGCACCACCGAGGCGGCCGAGTTCAACAAGCTGTTCGACTACTCCGGGTCGATCGGCGGGCCGATCATCCAGGACAAGCTCTGGTTCCACGAGTCGGTCCGCTACTGGGGCGCCTGGACGCCGGAGCCGGGCTGGCTGTTCGACGATCGGAGCCAGTTCTTCAACGAAGAGGACATCATCTCCAGCGTCACCCGGTTCACCTTCCAGGCGAACCCGAACAACAAGTTCAGCGCCACCCTCGACCGGCTGAACAAGCGGCGCGGGCCCTACATCGACCTGCCGCACGAGGCGCGCTACCGCGGGCAGTGGCAGGCCGCGCCCGAGTCGGCGTTGATTCAGTCCGCGTTCCTGCTCGACGATCAGCGCGGCCCCGACCCGGAGACCGCCCGCAACTACCAGAACAAGGGGCAGGGCTGGCACCACGCCCCGTACTGGCAGGGGCAGGCGAAGTGGACGTCGACGATCAGCAGCCGGTTGCTGTTCGAGGCGGGCTACGGCAGCTCCGGTGTCGCCGACTGCTGCAGCGACCCGCAGCCGAACACCGTGTTTCCGCGCTGGTCCGACAACTGGCTGCAGTTCGTGCACAAGCGCGACCTCGACCGAAACATCCAGTTCGACTCGGTGGAGGACTTCACCTGGAACCTGCCGGGCGAGCGGGTGATGACCAATATTTCCTACGTGACCGGCTCGCACAACTTCAAGACCGGCTTCTCCTACGCCTGGGGGACGGCTGAGCAGCACCGCTTCAACAACGGCGACATCAGCCGGATCAACATCCGCGACGGGCGCGCCTACGAGGTGCTGGCGGGCAACTATCCGTTCATCCGGCTGAACTCGGTCAAGGAGACCGGTTGGTTCGTCCAGGACGCCTGGACCGTCGACCGCGTCACGATTACCGGCGGCCTGCGCGCCGACTGGCTCAACGGGTCGGTGCCGCCGCAGCGCGTGCCCGACGGCCGCTTCGCCAAGGGGCGCGACTTTGCCGAGGTGACCTGCGTGCCGTGCTGGGGTCCGGAGTGGTCGCCGCGCATCGGCGTCGCCTGGGACGTCTTCGGTGACGCGAGGACCGCGCTGAAGTTCAGCACCGGCAAGTACCTGACCCCGACCACCACGGCATTGCCGAACCGGGTGAATCCGATGGCCCTGACGACGTTTGCCCTGCCCTGGAGCGACCCGAACGGCGACAGCATCGTGCAGGACCACGAGCTCGACTTCAACCGGCTGCCGCCCAACTTCGGCACGCGGCGGCTCGACGATATCGACCCGAACCTGGTGCGGGAATGGAACATCGAGACCTCGGTCAGCGTGGAGCGGGAGCTCACGCGCAACGTCTCGCTGAGCGTCGGCTGGTACCGCCGGTCGTTCCACGACATCCTCTTCACCGACCGCGGCTACGAGGGGATGTTCATCTACAACCAGAACTGGGAGGCGCCGGGCTCGTTCCGGGCGGTCGAGGTGGTCAACCCGCTCAACGGCGAGGTCTTCAACGTGTACGACCTGGCCAGCGCGGACCTCGCGGGGCAGGTGGACAACCTGGTCACCAACCCCATCGGCCACACCGGCGTCTACAACGGGATCGAGATCGCCCTGAATGCGCGGCTGCCGGGCGGCGGACAGCTCATCTCCAGCCTGACGACGCAGCGCAAGATCACGAGCGAGTGCGACAACCGGGGCGACCCGAACGGCGATCGCTTCTGCGACCGAACCGACATGAGCCGCTACAACGTCAGCCTGCCGGGCGGCATGCAGGTCGCCTACGACGGGGTCGATTTCAAGAACGACTTCAAGCTCGGCGGCTACTTCCCGCTGCCCGGCGGCGCGCAGTTCAGCCTGGTGCTGAACAGCGTCACCGGCCGGCTGACCGGTGACATCCAGCGCGTGGACGAGCTGCTGCCGGTCAACTGGGTCATCAACCGGAACACCGTCTATACCGCCGACGGCGGATCCACCGGTCGTTCCCCGACGTGTCAGGGCGCGACGATCAACGGCGCGCCGTGCATGCCCGGGATGCCCGTCATCCCGGACATGGTGCAGTCGTCGATCACGGTGCCCGTCGCGCCGGCCGGCACCATCCACCAGTTGCCCCGGACCAACATGGTGAACTTCAGCTTCCAGCGGATCTTCAACGCGGCGGGCGTCGAGTTCCGCCCGCAGCTCGAGATCTACAACGTGACCAACACCGACGTCTGGTACGCCGAGGCGTCGACCAACTACACCTCCGGCGTCTGGGCGCAGCCGAGCCGCTACGTCCTCGGCCGGATGCTGCGGCTGTCGACGCAGTTGAGCTGGTAG
- a CDS encoding prolyl oligopeptidase family serine peptidase, with product MILATAHPAGRRWTTGTRRRKAMQTIPRSVGPALTLAGALWLVAGVPTDLLAQREARDNEYAVNDPRVQHRSYVMEETGETIPYALFVPSSYDPATPAPLMVSLHGAGRQYDWLMNYAGFLDLAEHHGYVVVTPLGYTRRGGYGYRGDSEQDRRAEQDVMNVFRLVTGELNVDENRIYLWGHSMGGAGTYYLASRYPDVWAGLAAVAGGSMNAGYVDAEAIRHIPFLVIQGSDDRVVPTAGVRASVARMSELGMRHLYIEIPGGDHSLFISRNPKVVEHLFSFFNLVSKKTRAH from the coding sequence ATGATCCTTGCAACAGCGCATCCGGCCGGGCGGCGATGGACCACCGGGACGCGCAGGAGGAAAGCGATGCAGACAATCCCTCGTTCGGTCGGTCCCGCTCTGACGCTCGCGGGCGCGCTCTGGCTCGTCGCCGGCGTCCCCACGGATCTGCTGGCCCAGCGCGAGGCGCGCGACAACGAGTACGCGGTCAACGACCCGCGCGTCCAGCATCGTTCGTACGTGATGGAAGAGACCGGCGAGACCATCCCCTACGCCCTCTTCGTGCCCTCGAGCTACGACCCGGCGACTCCTGCACCGCTGATGGTCTCGCTGCACGGGGCGGGGCGCCAGTACGACTGGCTGATGAACTACGCGGGCTTTCTCGATCTGGCGGAGCACCACGGGTACGTCGTGGTGACGCCGCTCGGCTACACGCGGCGGGGAGGATACGGCTACCGCGGCGATTCGGAGCAGGACCGCCGGGCCGAGCAGGACGTCATGAACGTGTTCCGGCTGGTGACCGGGGAGCTCAACGTCGACGAGAACCGGATCTACCTGTGGGGCCATTCCATGGGCGGCGCCGGCACCTACTACCTCGCCAGCCGCTACCCCGACGTCTGGGCCGGGCTCGCCGCGGTGGCCGGCGGCAGCATGAACGCCGGCTACGTCGACGCGGAGGCAATCCGCCACATCCCGTTCCTGGTGATCCAGGGCTCGGACGATCGTGTCGTTCCCACCGCGGGGGTGCGAGCGTCGGTGGCGAGGATGAGCGAGCTGGGCATGCGGCACCTCTACATCGAGATCCCCGGCGGCGATCACTCGCTCTTCATCTCGAGGAACCCGAAGGTGGTCGAGCACCTCTTCTCGTTCTTCAACCTCGTCTCGAAGAAGACGCGGGCTCACTGA
- a CDS encoding carboxypeptidase regulatory-like domain-containing protein, protein MFVAAALVSLSASGRAASGAQAPEADISGVVTSANGPEEGVWVIAETTSLPTKFVKSVVTGDGGRYLIPDLPDATYDVWVRGYGLIDSDAVTAMPGDTVDLEATVAPTPADAAKVYPANYWYSLIQPPVPTEFPGTGEDGNGIAATLQHQDQWVDIQKQGCMLCHQLGSRIIREIDNLDQFDSSLEAWNHRVQMGQRGGQMTNVMNRFGRMRGLRMFADWSDRIAAGAVPEAPPRPQGVERNVVVSMWEWGTEIDYIHDEITTDKRDPTINGDGPVYGVNISNDALTILDPVTHTASSLDVPLRVDPDTVPGMIAMSMPAPSRFYGDELIWNDPANPHNPMMDQKGRVWMTSAIRNRANPDYCREGSDNPYAQYFPLANGFRSAVFYEPDQEQFVLVDTCFGTHHLQFAEDDNDTLYFSGGGQAIGWIDTRLYDETANERISQGWCPTVLDTNGDGAITKPWNEPAVRGREVEHDPALDTRVSIGSYGVIADPTDEKAIWISSNRFPGRLARLHVGDNPPESCVTEMYEVPSVLDPNVPPEKRGFGSRGIDIDRDGVIWTALSGSSHMASFDRTKCAVHNGPSTAEGRHCVEGWTLYPTPGPTIPGTEPPVRADYHYYNWVDQWDTLGLGRDVPIATGSNSDSLLALDPDSGEWVVLRVPYPQGFFTRGLDGRIDDPDAGWKGRGVWATYGAAVTWHIEGGPGVKPGMLKFQVRPHPLAN, encoded by the coding sequence ATGTTCGTCGCCGCGGCGTTGGTGTCCCTCTCGGCGTCAGGCCGCGCCGCGAGCGGGGCGCAGGCGCCGGAGGCCGACATCAGCGGCGTGGTCACCAGCGCCAACGGCCCCGAGGAGGGGGTCTGGGTGATCGCCGAGACCACTTCCCTGCCGACCAAGTTCGTCAAGAGCGTGGTGACCGGCGACGGCGGCCGGTACCTGATCCCCGATCTGCCGGACGCGACCTACGACGTGTGGGTGCGCGGCTACGGCCTGATCGATTCCGACGCCGTGACCGCGATGCCGGGCGACACGGTGGACCTGGAGGCCACGGTGGCCCCGACGCCGGCCGATGCGGCGAAGGTCTACCCGGCCAACTACTGGTACTCGCTGATCCAGCCGCCCGTGCCGACCGAGTTTCCGGGGACCGGCGAGGACGGCAACGGCATCGCCGCCACCCTGCAGCACCAGGACCAGTGGGTGGACATCCAGAAGCAGGGCTGCATGCTGTGCCACCAGCTCGGCAGCCGCATCATCCGCGAGATCGACAACCTCGACCAGTTCGACTCCAGCCTCGAGGCCTGGAACCACCGCGTGCAGATGGGCCAGCGCGGCGGGCAGATGACCAACGTCATGAACCGCTTCGGCCGGATGCGCGGCCTGCGGATGTTCGCCGACTGGAGCGACCGCATCGCCGCCGGCGCCGTGCCCGAGGCCCCGCCGCGGCCGCAGGGGGTCGAGCGCAACGTCGTGGTCTCGATGTGGGAGTGGGGCACCGAGATCGACTACATCCACGACGAGATCACCACCGACAAGCGCGATCCGACCATCAACGGCGACGGTCCCGTCTACGGCGTGAACATCTCCAACGACGCGCTCACGATCCTCGACCCGGTGACCCACACCGCTTCCAGCCTGGACGTCCCGCTGCGCGTCGACCCCGACACAGTGCCGGGGATGATCGCCATGTCCATGCCGGCGCCGTCCCGGTTCTACGGAGACGAGCTCATCTGGAACGACCCGGCCAACCCGCACAACCCGATGATGGACCAGAAGGGGCGGGTCTGGATGACCTCGGCGATCCGCAACCGCGCCAACCCGGACTATTGCAGAGAGGGCTCGGACAATCCGTACGCGCAGTACTTCCCGCTGGCGAACGGCTTCCGCTCGGCGGTCTTCTACGAGCCGGATCAGGAGCAGTTCGTGCTGGTCGACACCTGCTTCGGGACCCACCACCTGCAGTTCGCCGAGGACGACAACGACACGCTCTACTTCAGCGGCGGCGGACAGGCCATCGGCTGGATCGACACCAGGCTGTACGACGAGACCGCCAACGAGCGGATCTCGCAGGGCTGGTGCCCCACGGTGCTCGACACCAACGGCGACGGCGCGATCACGAAGCCGTGGAACGAGCCGGCGGTGCGCGGCCGGGAGGTCGAGCACGACCCGGCGCTCGACACGCGCGTTTCCATCGGCAGCTACGGCGTCATCGCCGACCCGACCGACGAGAAGGCAATCTGGATCAGCTCGAACCGGTTCCCGGGCCGGCTCGCCCGGCTGCACGTCGGCGACAACCCGCCGGAGAGTTGCGTGACCGAGATGTACGAGGTGCCGTCGGTCCTCGATCCGAACGTGCCGCCCGAGAAGCGCGGCTTCGGCTCCCGCGGCATCGACATCGACCGCGACGGCGTCATCTGGACCGCGCTGTCCGGCTCGAGCCACATGGCCAGCTTCGACCGGACGAAGTGCGCCGTGCACAACGGCCCGAGCACGGCCGAGGGGCGCCACTGCGTCGAGGGCTGGACCCTCTACCCCACCCCGGGGCCGACGATTCCCGGCACCGAGCCGCCGGTTCGGGCCGACTACCACTACTACAACTGGGTCGACCAGTGGGACACGCTCGGACTGGGCAGGGACGTCCCGATCGCGACAGGCTCGAACTCCGACTCGCTGCTGGCGCTCGACCCGGACAGCGGCGAGTGGGTCGTGCTGCGGGTGCCGTATCCGCAGGGCTTCTTCACGCGCGGCCTCGACGGCCGCATCGACGACCCGGACGCCGGCTGGAAGGGACGCGGCGTGTGGGCCACCTACGGCGCGGCGGTCACCTGGCACATCGAGGGCGGCCCGGGCGTGAAGCCGGGGATGCTGAAGTTCCAGGTGCGGCCGCACCCGCTGGCGAACTGA
- a CDS encoding DUF4159 domain-containing protein, translating into MKRPAFVGAALAVVLALAANAAFGQWGWRTRYPPRIRPPEQRDAGFSFCRLMYSSEYTGRGMGRWSTDYPFADINFMIRLSELSTTDVNFDADDEPIHWVVPVTNDTIFGCPFIIASAVGSMVLSGEDAGRLREYLLKGGFLWVDDFWGSWEWAQWVSQIHKVLPAGQYPIVDLPIEHALFNTLFQIWEVPQIANIGFWRRSGGRTSERGRDSAEPHFRVIFDERGRIMVAMTHNTDIQDAWEREGDDPRFFENFAPDGYSLGVNVLLYAMSH; encoded by the coding sequence ATGAAGCGGCCGGCTTTCGTCGGTGCCGCGCTGGCGGTCGTACTGGCGCTCGCCGCCAATGCCGCGTTCGGCCAGTGGGGCTGGCGGACTCGGTATCCGCCCCGCATCCGTCCTCCGGAGCAGCGCGACGCCGGCTTCTCCTTCTGCCGGCTCATGTACTCCAGCGAGTACACGGGCCGCGGCATGGGCCGCTGGTCCACCGACTACCCCTTCGCCGACATCAACTTCATGATCCGGCTGTCGGAGCTGTCGACGACCGATGTCAACTTCGACGCCGACGACGAGCCGATCCACTGGGTCGTCCCGGTCACGAACGACACGATCTTCGGCTGCCCCTTCATCATCGCCTCCGCCGTCGGATCGATGGTGCTCTCCGGCGAGGACGCCGGCCGCCTCCGCGAGTACCTGCTGAAGGGCGGCTTCCTGTGGGTCGACGACTTCTGGGGAAGCTGGGAGTGGGCCCAGTGGGTGAGCCAGATTCACAAGGTGTTGCCGGCCGGACAGTATCCGATCGTCGACCTGCCGATCGAGCACGCGTTGTTCAACACGCTGTTCCAGATTTGGGAGGTGCCGCAGATCGCCAACATCGGCTTCTGGCGGCGCTCCGGGGGGCGCACGTCCGAGCGCGGCCGCGACAGCGCCGAGCCCCACTTCCGCGTCATCTTCGACGAGCGCGGGCGCATCATGGTGGCGATGACGCACAACACCGACATCCAGGACGCGTGGGAGCGCGAGGGAGACGACCCGCGCTTCTTCGAGAACTTCGCGCCGGACGGCTACTCGCTGGGGGTCAACGTCCTGCTCTACGCCATGAGCCACTGA
- a CDS encoding FtsX-like permease family protein, whose amino-acid sequence MLHGAVGLIERPLAQRLEINQGSIYWLDTLWQDVRYGARVLRRAPRFTLAVVLILGLGVGMTTAVFAIVDSVLLNAVPFADAQRLVELNRFGPTGGGPGQPAAMVESWRNEGTLFDGVEAYVHVERVFIGGREPEAMQGARLSPGLFPLLGVAPALGRAFAPDETLGTVAIIGHATWMTRFGGDAAIVGRPLRFSDGELTIVGVMPASFRFPDAHTVFWAPLDVGRRAASGDPGEGRVSVGARLGRDVTFEQADARAAALSTQWNPEWASAGFTTRLRSLNQLAGLGVDGQFAWVQQRRAALFLVFGLAACVLLIAWANAANLFLSQALSRTREFAIRAAAGASRPRLCRQLLTESVLIAALAGLLGLVFARWLAGLAAANVPPEFGRGLLNPIDVDSRVTAWAAMAALFAGVAATLPPALLTVGRDLMGQIQGRGSHRASDHGRLRGGLVAVQSTLAVVLLIGALLMGRSLWTLLDVDIGWTADDAVALEPRLSGDRYEGAEARSRFLAQLADLTVAVPGVERAAPAEQVPFLPAMFSFGRLDADEANIAQAAVTINYVPNRYFAAAEIPILEGRGFDADAARTDAALVSRDLADRLWPPGTAVGQRFRMPRLALLNDGDWLTVVGVAGSVYTNAFGIDVDRPDPFEIYLPWASRSGMWRQPRFVLVRTAAGSDPIGLLKQQVWRLDPQLPVTVHAMDDVVAATLAQPRFITMLLAAFALLAVLLAGAGLYAVVAYETSARTREIGVRVALGATRGAVIRHVLGRSVLQSFAGTVLGLLGAVALTRLLAPPLYGIAPTDPTTFAVAAVLLFAAAAAGAWLPARRAAATEPTTALRTE is encoded by the coding sequence ATTCTGCATGGGGCTGTCGGATTGATCGAGCGGCCACTCGCGCAGCGCCTGGAGATCAACCAGGGGTCGATCTACTGGCTCGACACGCTGTGGCAGGACGTGCGCTATGGCGCGCGCGTGCTGCGCCGGGCGCCCCGGTTCACCCTCGCGGTGGTACTCATCCTGGGACTCGGCGTGGGTATGACCACGGCGGTGTTCGCCATCGTCGACAGCGTGCTGCTGAACGCGGTGCCATTCGCGGATGCGCAGCGGCTGGTGGAGCTGAACCGGTTCGGACCGACCGGCGGCGGTCCGGGCCAGCCGGCGGCGATGGTGGAGAGCTGGCGCAACGAGGGGACGCTGTTCGACGGCGTCGAGGCGTACGTCCACGTAGAGCGTGTCTTCATCGGGGGCAGGGAGCCGGAGGCGATGCAGGGCGCCCGCCTATCGCCGGGCCTGTTCCCGCTCCTTGGCGTCGCGCCCGCGCTCGGACGGGCCTTTGCGCCGGACGAGACGCTCGGCACCGTCGCGATCATCGGCCACGCGACCTGGATGACACGTTTCGGGGGGGACGCGGCCATCGTCGGCCGGCCGCTGCGCTTCAGCGACGGCGAGCTCACGATCGTGGGCGTGATGCCGGCGTCGTTTCGGTTCCCCGACGCACACACTGTCTTCTGGGCGCCGTTGGACGTGGGGCGCCGGGCCGCTTCCGGCGATCCGGGCGAGGGCCGGGTCTCGGTGGGCGCGCGACTCGGGCGAGACGTGACGTTCGAGCAGGCCGATGCGCGGGCGGCGGCGCTGTCCACCCAGTGGAACCCCGAGTGGGCCTCGGCCGGGTTCACCACCCGTCTCAGGTCGCTGAACCAGCTCGCCGGGCTCGGCGTCGATGGCCAGTTCGCGTGGGTCCAGCAGCGGCGGGCCGCGTTGTTCCTGGTGTTCGGGCTGGCCGCCTGCGTACTGCTAATCGCGTGGGCCAACGCCGCGAACCTGTTCCTGTCGCAGGCGTTGTCCCGCACGCGCGAGTTCGCGATCCGCGCCGCGGCGGGGGCGAGCCGGCCGCGGCTCTGCCGTCAGCTCCTTACCGAGTCGGTGCTCATCGCCGCCTTGGCGGGGCTGCTCGGGCTGGTGTTCGCGCGGTGGCTGGCCGGACTCGCCGCCGCCAACGTGCCGCCCGAGTTCGGCCGGGGACTGCTGAACCCCATCGACGTGGACAGCCGGGTGACGGCCTGGGCGGCGATGGCGGCCCTGTTCGCCGGCGTAGCGGCGACTCTGCCGCCGGCACTCCTCACGGTAGGCCGCGATCTCATGGGGCAGATCCAGGGACGCGGGTCGCACCGCGCCAGCGACCACGGCCGCCTGCGGGGCGGGCTCGTCGCCGTGCAGAGCACCCTGGCCGTCGTGCTGCTGATCGGCGCGTTGCTGATGGGACGCTCCCTCTGGACCCTGCTCGACGTCGACATCGGCTGGACGGCCGACGATGCCGTGGCGCTGGAGCCCCGCTTGTCCGGGGACCGCTATGAAGGGGCGGAGGCGCGCTCCCGCTTCCTTGCGCAGCTCGCCGATCTGACCGTGGCGGTCCCGGGCGTCGAGCGCGCCGCGCCGGCCGAGCAGGTGCCGTTTCTGCCCGCCATGTTCTCGTTCGGCCGGTTGGACGCCGACGAGGCGAACATCGCCCAGGCCGCGGTCACCATCAACTACGTCCCGAACCGCTACTTCGCCGCCGCCGAGATCCCGATTCTCGAGGGGCGCGGGTTCGATGCGGACGCCGCCCGGACCGATGCCGCGCTCGTCAGCCGCGATCTCGCCGACCGGCTGTGGCCGCCCGGCACCGCGGTCGGGCAGCGCTTTCGGATGCCCCGCCTGGCCTTGCTGAACGACGGCGACTGGCTCACCGTGGTCGGCGTGGCCGGCAGCGTGTACACGAACGCCTTCGGCATCGACGTCGACCGGCCGGACCCGTTCGAGATCTACCTGCCCTGGGCCAGTCGGAGCGGTATGTGGCGACAGCCCCGGTTCGTGCTGGTCCGGACGGCCGCCGGTTCCGACCCCATCGGGCTGCTCAAGCAACAGGTGTGGAGGCTCGATCCGCAGCTCCCGGTCACCGTCCACGCCATGGACGACGTGGTCGCGGCCACCCTCGCCCAGCCGCGTTTCATCACGATGCTGCTGGCGGCGTTCGCCCTGCTCGCGGTGCTCCTGGCCGGCGCCGGCCTGTATGCGGTGGTGGCGTACGAGACGAGCGCGCGGACGCGGGAGATCGGGGTGCGGGTCGCGCTCGGCGCTACCCGCGGCGCGGTGATCCGGCATGTCCTGGGGCGCTCCGTGCTGCAGTCGTTCGCCGGTACCGTGCTCGGGCTCTTGGGAGCCGTCGCGCTGACCCGGTTGCTGGCGCCCCCGCTGTATGGGATTGCGCCGACGGATCCGACGACGTTCGCAGTTGCCGCCGTGCTGCTGTTCGCGGCAGCAGCCGCGGGCGCCTGGCTGCCCGCCCGGCGGGCGGCGGCGACGGAGCCGACGACGGCGCTGCGCACGGAATAG